The following are encoded in a window of Amaranthus tricolor cultivar Red isolate AtriRed21 chromosome 2, ASM2621246v1, whole genome shotgun sequence genomic DNA:
- the LOC130805931 gene encoding probable plastid-lipid-associated protein 14, chloroplastic, which produces MAFSRIRLISSMEAIDLGFSTLNFPILPVKLAIPSPILRPFDPFLSRRCLRMKCKSSATSTLSEENDKMGGFSSLEDELGLVDKFKMSDFEVSDRVSIGLGGRADELVFEAVVKNSSSSLYNTRVVLRKLTSVQAQRRGKRAIEVFKKLARRRLLYHSYSMQVHGYVSSPSDGCDSFTLVHGYHGSFSLRHWLQQSDWFPTLEATLALDEESVRKVGDDSIGGPAVSRKLRLIRILMRDLLIGVNYLHSHGLAHTELRLENVHVSPVDRHIKVGILGNAADFVESNSSTSMFDRKRRHMMIAFDMRCVGFIMAKMVLRELMDPLIFAEFKSFLTKGNDPSCLREFMLPILCKNSPFGNIGLQILDRSWGAGWNLLALLLAPKPFDRISCLDALRHPFLCGPRWKVQPSMNIIRWGLGSTAVRIIEEYIYRQPQRSRLSHFVELMEMLNPHPKPKNWLELLPGKWRLLYCTGRHIGLTFRQPANRALIGDVHLTIEKRTNPKTTFLFTSNIAFNVILGKDWPHDKNGISGALQVTSPFKLRSGRRLYIKEENPKLSLPTSSSTTSVIKILSGRKWKNVFPNREIPSSLPVAKLVSSDIEMTMNLDAPLRSNVGEAQKVLQEVRLQVPPEMFDLSKVVCGTYVDSRLLVLRSVNGSALLFTRSCRGS; this is translated from the exons ATGGCATTCAGCAGAATTAGGTTAATTTCTAGTATGGAAGCCATTGATTTGGGCTTTTCTACCCTAAATTTTCCGATTTTACCAGTTAAACTAGCAATTCCAAGTCCAATTTTAAGACCCTTTGATCCTTTTTTGAGTAGAAGATGTTTAAGAATGAAATGTAAGTCTTCAGCAACAAGTACTTTGTCTGAAGAAAATGATAAAATGGGTGGATTTTCTTCTTTGGAAGATGAATTGGGTTTAGTTGACAAGTTCAAAATGTCTGATTTTGAGGTTTCTGATCGTGTCAGTATTGGTCTTGGTGGAAGG GCTGATGAGCTAGTTTTCGAAGCTGTTGTGAAGAATTCTAGCAG TTCATTGTATAATACTAGAGTAGTGCTTAGGAAGCTTACTAGTGTCCAGGCTCAAAGGAGAGGGAAGAGAGCTATAGAG GTGTTCAAGAAGTTGGCTCGTCGTAGGCTTTTGTATCATTCTTATTCTATGCAAGTTCATGGTTATGTCTCTTCGCCTAGTGATGGTTGTGACTCGTTTACGCTTGTCCATGGT TATCATGGAAGTTTCTCACTAAGGCATTGGCTCCAACAATCAGACTGGTTCCCAACCTTGGAAGCTACTCTAGCTCTTGATGAGGAGTCTGTTCGAAAGGTGGGGGACGACAGCATTGGCGGTCCAGCTGTTTCTCGAAAATTACGTCTGATTCGTATACTTATGAGGGATCTTTTAATAGGA GTAAATTACTTGCACAGTCATGGACTTGCTCATACAGAATTGAGGCTTGAGAATGTGCATGTAAGCCCTGTGGACAGGCATATCAAA GTAGGTATTTTAGGAAACGCTGCCGACTTTGTTGAGAGTAATTCAAGCACTAGCATGTTCGATAGAAAGAGGCGACATATGATGATTGCATTTGATATGAG ATGTGTTGGATTTATCATGGCAAAAATGGTGCTGCGGGAGCTCATGGATCCATTAATCTTTGCTGAGTTCAAATCATTTCTTACAAAG GGAAACGATCCATCTTGCTTGCGTGAATTCATGTTGCCAATTTTGTGCAAAAACTCCCCTTTTGGAAATATTGGACTCCAG ATACTGGATCGAAGCTGGGGTGCCGGTTGGAACCTTTTGGCATTGTTGCTTGCTCCAAAACCCTTTGATAGAATAAG CTGTTTAGATGCTCTGAGGCACCCGTTTTTGTGCGGACCCAGATGGAAGGTGCAGCCATCAATGAACATAATAAGATGGGGTCTTGGCTCGACTGCTGTCCGAATTATTGAAGAATACATATATAGGCAGCCTCAG CGTAGCAGACTCTCCCACTTTGTTGAACTAATGGAGATGCTCAATCCTCATCCAAAGCCCAAG AATTGGTTGGAGTTGTTGCCTGGCAAATGGCGTTTACTCTACTGCACAGGTCGACACATAGGATTGACTTTTCGGCAACCTGCTAACCGAGCTCTTATCGGTGATGTACACTTAACGattgaaaaaagaacaaatccGAAGACGACATTTTTGTTTACTTCCAATATTGCCTTCAATGTAATTCTTGGTAAAGATTGGCCCCATGACAAGAATGGTATTTCCGGTGCTCTTCAAGTAACATCTCCATTCAAATTGCGCTCGGGTAGGCGGCTGTATATCAAGGAAGAGAATCCGAAATTATCATTGCCTACATCTTCCAGCACAACCTCTGTAATCAAGATTTTATCAGGGAGAAAATGGAAAAATGTTTTCCCTAATAGAGAGATCCCGTCAAGCCTTCCAGTAGCCAAACTTGTATCTAGTGATATCGAAATGACGATGAATCTTGATGCGCCACTACGTAGCAATGTTGGTGAAGCTCAAAAAGTGCTTCAAGAAGTTCGACTGCAAGTACCACCGGAAATGTTTGATTTGTCGAAAGTTGTATGCGGTACATATGTAGATTCTCGGCTGCTCGTCCTTCGTAGTGTAAATGGTTCAGCTCTTCTATTTACAAGATCATGTAGAGGTTCATAG
- the LOC130806602 gene encoding uncharacterized protein LOC130806602, with protein sequence MSQEAGMFVVQQTIGSVLCCKCGVSMQPNAANMCVRCLRSEVDITEGLLKHVTILFCPECETYLQPPKTRIKAQLESRELLTFCLKKLNLDKAKVTLVNAEFLWTEPHSKRIKVKLRIQKEVLHGAILEQAYMVEYVVHHQMCDYCNRLQANPDQWVASVQLRQHVPHRRTFFFLEQLILKHDAANQAIRIKQMEHGIDFFFSNRSQGVKFLEFVGKVVPIRSRSDKELVSQDSKSNTYNYKHTFSVEICPICREDLVCLPPKVAIGLGNLGPLVICTKVSNNIMLIDPNTLRYCFLDADQYWRSPFRCLLSSRRLVEYIVLDIDNVSSEVNVAGSRYALADAQVARLSDFGKNDTIFHIRTHLGHLLSPGDNALGYDLYGANLNDSELDKYRGLVLPEVILVKKSYEEKRQRKRGKPRAWKLKNLNMEVDDVTKGKVNQYKVDNEYEEFLRDLEENPELRFNVSLYRNKEYQPSESASMTDGDELPSIPLDELLADLDISDEDDETNGSNMKE encoded by the coding sequence ATGTCTCAAGAAGCTGGTATGTTTGTTGTGCAACAAACAATTGGAAGTGTTCTATGCTGCAAATGTGGTGTTTCTATGCAACCAAATGCTGCCAATATGTGTGTGAGATGTTTGAGGTCAGAAGTTGACATCACAGAAGGCTTGTTGAAGCATGTGACAATCTTATTTTGTCCTGAATGTGAGACTTACTTGCAGCCTCCAAAGACTCGCATCAAGGCGCAGTTAGAATCAAGGGAACTACTAACATTCTGCCTTAAGAAACTGAATTTGGATAAAGCCAAAGTTACATTGGTGAATGCTGAGTTTTTGTGGACTGAACCCCACTCTAAAAGAATCAAGGTTAAACTGAGAATTCAGAAAGAAGTCCTTCATGGGGCGATTTTAGAGCAAGCTTATATGGTCGAATATGTTGTGCATCATCAGATGTGTGACTACTGTAATAGGCTGCAGGCAAACCCAGATCAGTGGGTAGCATCAGTTCAACTCCGGCAGCATGTTCCACATAGGAGGACTTTCTTTTTCCTGGAACAACTTATTCTTAAGCATGATGCTGCGAACCAGGCTATCAGAATTAAGCAAATGGAGCATGGAATTGATTTTTTCTTCTCCAACAGGAGTCAAGGGGTGAAATTTTTAGAGTTCGTTGGTAAAGTTGTTCCCATCAGAAGTCGTAGTGACAAAGAGCTTGTGTCTCAGGATTCTAAGAGCAATACTTACAACTATAAACACACTTTTTCTGTTGAAATTTGCCCCATCTGTCGTGAAGACCTTGTATGTCTTCCTCCTAAAGTTGCCATTGGTCTGGGAAATTTGGGTCCTCTCGTGATTTGCACAAAAGTGAGCAATAATATAATGTTGATTGATCCAAACACATTGAGATATTGTTTCTTGGATGCTGACCAGTATTGGAGGTCACCCTTTAGGTGTTTGCTTTCTAGTAGGCGGCTGGTGGAATACATTGTGCTAGACATCGATAACGTATCTAGTGAAGTTAATGTTGCTGGTTCTAGGTATGCTTTGGCTGATGCCCAAGTTGCTCGTTTGTCGGATTTTGGAAAGAATGATACGATATTCCACATTAGGACACACTTGGGGCATCTTTTAAGTCCTGGGGATAATGCCCTTGGTTATGATCTTTATGGGGCTAATCTTAATGATTCTGAATTGGACAAATATAGAGGCCTTGTACTTCCTGAAGTTATTTTGGTAAAGAAGAGCTACGAAGAGAAGCGCCAACGAAAGCGTGGCAAGCCCCGTGCTTGGAAGCTCAAGAATCTTAATATGGAGGTTGATGATGTTACCAAAGGTAAGGTAAACCAATATAAGGTGGATAACGAGTATGAAGAGTTCTTGAGAGACTTGGAGGAGAATCCCGAATTGAGGTTCAATGTTTCATTGTACCGTAACAAGGAATATCAACCATCTGAATCAGCTTCGATGACTGATGGTGATGAGTTGCCTTCTATACCTCTAGACGAGTTGCTAGCTGATCTTGATATaagtgatgaagatgatgaaacaAATGGTAGTAACATGAAGGAGTGA